One stretch of Cedecea neteri DNA includes these proteins:
- the tsgA gene encoding MFS transporter TsgA, whose amino-acid sequence MTNSNRTKLLWISFFSYALTGALVIVTGMVMGNIAEYFNLPVSSMSNTFTFLNAGILISIFLNAWLMEIVPLKTQLRFGFLLMVLAVAGLIFGHNLAIFSASMFVLGLVSGITMSIGTFLITHMYEGRQRGSRLLFTDSFFSMAGMIFPMVAAILLARSINWYWVYVCIGLVYVAIFLLTLGCEFPALGKHAKKDEQPVAKEKWGIGVLFLSVAALCYILGQLGFISWVPEYAKGLGMSINDAGKLVSDFWMSYMFGMWAFSFILRFFDLQRILTVLAGAATVLMYLFNHGDPAHLAWFILALGFFSSAIYTTIITLGSQQTKVSSPKLVNFVLTCGTVGTMLTFIVTGPIVAHSGPLAALHTANGLYAVVFVMCLVLGFVTKHRRHGAEAAAH is encoded by the coding sequence ATGACTAACAGCAACCGAACCAAGCTTTTATGGATTAGCTTCTTCTCCTACGCCCTGACCGGGGCGTTGGTGATCGTCACCGGGATGGTGATGGGAAACATCGCAGAGTACTTCAATCTGCCGGTGTCCAGCATGAGTAACACGTTTACTTTCCTTAATGCCGGTATTTTGATCTCTATCTTCCTGAACGCCTGGCTGATGGAAATCGTACCGCTGAAAACCCAGCTGCGCTTTGGCTTCCTGCTGATGGTGCTGGCCGTTGCCGGCCTGATCTTCGGTCATAACCTGGCTATCTTCTCGGCCTCGATGTTCGTGCTGGGGCTGGTGAGCGGGATAACCATGTCGATTGGTACCTTCCTGATCACCCATATGTATGAAGGGCGTCAGCGCGGTTCTCGCCTGCTGTTTACCGACTCCTTCTTCAGCATGGCCGGGATGATTTTCCCGATGGTCGCCGCAATCCTGCTGGCCCGTAGCATCAACTGGTACTGGGTCTACGTCTGTATCGGTCTGGTCTACGTGGCTATCTTCCTGCTGACTCTGGGCTGTGAGTTCCCGGCGCTGGGCAAGCATGCGAAGAAAGACGAGCAACCTGTTGCCAAAGAAAAATGGGGCATCGGCGTGCTGTTCCTCTCCGTCGCGGCGCTATGCTACATCCTCGGCCAGCTGGGCTTTATCTCCTGGGTACCGGAATACGCCAAAGGCCTCGGCATGAGCATCAACGATGCCGGTAAGCTGGTCAGCGACTTCTGGATGTCTTACATGTTCGGCATGTGGGCCTTCAGCTTTATCCTGCGTTTCTTCGATCTGCAGCGCATCCTGACCGTGCTGGCCGGGGCAGCCACCGTGCTGATGTACCTGTTCAACCACGGCGATCCGGCTCACCTGGCGTGGTTTATTCTGGCGCTCGGTTTCTTCTCCAGCGCGATTTACACCACCATCATTACCCTGGGTTCACAGCAGACCAAAGTGTCTTCGCCGAAACTGGTTAACTTTGTGCTGACCTGCGGCACCGTGGGTACCATGCTGACCTTTATCGTTACCGGCCCTATCGTGGCTCACAGCGGCCCTCTGGCTGCTCTGCATACCGCGAATGGCCTGTATGCTGTGGTGTTCGTCATGTGCCTGGTGCTTGGTTTCGTAACCAAACACCGTCGTCATGGCGCAGAAGCTGCGGCACACTAA
- the ppiA gene encoding peptidylprolyl isomerase A → MLKSTLAAVAAVFALSALSPAALAAKGDPHVLLTTSAGNIELELNSQKAPVSVKNFVDYVNSGFYNNTTFHRVIPGFMIQGGGFTEDMNQKQPNPPIKNEADNGLRNTRGTISMARTADKDSATSQFFINVADNAFLDHGQRDFGYAVFGKVVKGLDVADKISQAPSHDVGPYQNVPSKPIVILSAKVLP, encoded by the coding sequence ATGCTCAAATCGACACTGGCGGCTGTTGCAGCTGTATTCGCCCTTTCTGCGCTTTCCCCTGCGGCGCTGGCTGCAAAAGGCGACCCGCACGTCCTGTTGACCACCTCGGCTGGCAATATTGAGCTTGAGTTAAATAGCCAAAAAGCGCCTGTTTCGGTCAAAAACTTCGTGGATTACGTTAATAGCGGTTTTTATAACAACACCACCTTTCACCGTGTGATCCCGGGCTTCATGATTCAGGGCGGTGGCTTCACCGAAGATATGAACCAGAAGCAGCCTAACCCGCCGATCAAAAACGAAGCGGACAACGGCCTGCGCAATACCCGCGGCACGATTTCTATGGCGCGCACCGCCGATAAAGACAGCGCCACCAGCCAGTTCTTTATCAACGTGGCCGACAACGCATTCCTGGACCACGGCCAGCGCGACTTCGGGTACGCGGTATTTGGTAAAGTGGTCAAAGGCCTGGACGTTGCCGATAAAATCTCCCAGGCACCAAGCCATGACGTCGGCCCGTACCAGAATGTGCCGTCAAAACCTATCGTGATCCTTTCCGCGAAGGTTCTGCCTTAA
- the pabA gene encoding aminodeoxychorismate synthase component 2 gives MLLLIDNYDSFTWNLYQYFCELGEEVLVKRNDEIGLDDIERLAPEKLVISPGPCTPTEAGISLTAINHFAGQLPVLGVCLGHQAIAQAFGATIVRAEQVMHGKTSAISHNGSGVFRGLNNPLTVTRYHSLLIDPATLPDSFEVTAWTDKQEIMGIRHRSLDLEGVQFHPESILSEQGHALLANFLKR, from the coding sequence ATGTTACTGCTTATCGACAACTATGATTCCTTCACCTGGAACCTCTACCAGTATTTTTGCGAACTGGGTGAGGAAGTGCTGGTTAAGCGTAATGACGAAATTGGGCTGGACGACATCGAGCGTCTGGCCCCGGAGAAACTGGTGATTTCTCCAGGCCCCTGCACGCCGACCGAGGCGGGCATCTCCCTTACCGCGATTAATCACTTCGCCGGACAGCTTCCTGTTTTGGGCGTTTGCCTGGGGCATCAGGCCATTGCCCAGGCGTTTGGCGCCACCATTGTGCGGGCAGAACAGGTGATGCACGGCAAAACCTCCGCTATCAGCCACAACGGCAGCGGCGTATTTCGCGGGCTGAATAATCCGCTGACCGTGACTCGCTACCACTCGCTGCTCATCGACCCTGCCACCTTGCCCGACAGTTTTGAAGTCACTGCCTGGACGGATAAGCAGGAAATCATGGGGATCCGCCACCGCTCGCTTGATCTTGAAGGCGTGCAGTTCCACCCGGAAAGCATTCTCAGCGAGCAGGGGCATGCGCTGCTGGCGAATTTCCTGAAGCGGTGA
- the argD gene encoding bifunctional acetylornithine/succinyldiaminopimelate transaminase, with protein sequence MATEQSAVTRATFDEVILPIYAPAEFIPVKGKGSRVWDSAGKEYVDFAGGIAVTALGHCHPALVEALKAQGETLWHTSNVFTNEPALKLARKLIDATFAERVVFMNSGTEANETAFKLARYYASTRHSPYKSKIIAFYNAFHGRSLFTVSVGGQAKYSDGFGPKPADIIHVPYNDLAAVKAVMDDHTCAVVVEPIQGEGGVTAATPEFLQGLRDLCDEHQALLVFDEVQSGMGRTGELFAYINYGVTPDILTSAKALGGGFPVSAMLTTHEIASAFHVGSHGSTYGGNPLACAVAGAAFDIINTPEVLLGVAVKRQLFVEQLQKINDQFDLFSDIRGMGLLIGVELNEKYKGRAREFLYAGAAEGVMVLNAGPDVMRFAPSLIVEDADILEGMQRFAKAVARVVAG encoded by the coding sequence ATGGCAACTGAACAATCAGCGGTTACGCGGGCAACCTTCGACGAAGTGATTCTGCCGATTTATGCACCGGCAGAGTTTATTCCAGTTAAAGGAAAGGGCAGCCGCGTGTGGGACTCCGCCGGGAAAGAGTACGTGGACTTTGCCGGAGGCATCGCCGTGACCGCGCTGGGGCATTGCCATCCTGCGCTCGTTGAGGCGCTGAAGGCCCAGGGCGAAACCCTGTGGCATACCAGCAACGTTTTTACCAATGAGCCAGCCCTGAAGCTTGCCCGTAAGCTGATCGACGCCACCTTTGCCGAACGCGTCGTCTTCATGAATTCCGGCACGGAAGCAAACGAAACGGCTTTCAAACTGGCCCGCTACTATGCTTCGACCCGTCACAGCCCGTACAAAAGCAAAATCATCGCCTTCTACAATGCGTTCCACGGCCGCTCGCTGTTCACCGTTTCCGTAGGCGGGCAGGCTAAATACTCCGACGGCTTTGGCCCCAAACCGGCCGACATTATCCACGTGCCATACAACGACCTTGCGGCGGTGAAAGCGGTGATGGATGACCATACCTGTGCGGTAGTTGTTGAGCCGATTCAGGGTGAAGGCGGCGTGACCGCTGCGACGCCGGAGTTCCTCCAGGGGCTGCGTGATTTGTGTGATGAGCACCAGGCGCTGCTGGTGTTTGATGAAGTCCAGTCCGGGATGGGCCGCACCGGCGAATTATTCGCTTATATCAACTACGGCGTCACCCCGGATATTTTGACCAGCGCCAAAGCCCTCGGCGGCGGTTTCCCGGTGAGCGCGATGCTGACCACCCATGAGATTGCCTCCGCGTTCCACGTGGGCAGCCACGGTTCAACCTATGGCGGTAACCCGCTGGCATGTGCGGTGGCCGGTGCGGCTTTCGATATCATCAATACGCCAGAAGTTCTGCTAGGCGTGGCGGTGAAGCGCCAACTGTTCGTTGAACAGTTGCAGAAGATTAACGACCAGTTCGATCTGTTTAGCGATATTCGCGGCATGGGGCTGTTGATTGGCGTAGAACTGAACGAGAAGTACAAGGGACGTGCCCGTGAGTTTCTCTATGCGGGAGCGGCTGAAGGCGTGATGGTGCTGAATGCCGGCCCGGACGTCATGCGTTTTGCGCCTTCGCTTATCGTTGAAGACGCGGATATCCTGGAAGGAATGCAGCGCTTTGCTAAAGCCGTTGCCCGCGTGGTGGCTGGCTAA
- a CDS encoding YccS/YhfK family putative transporter, whose amino-acid sequence MWKRLIYHPEVNYALRQTLVLCLPVAIGLILGSLQNGLLFSLVPACCNIAGLDTPHKRFFKRLIIGGSLFAVSSLIMQLLLLYTHVPLPAILIVMALLLGVTAEISSLHARLLPASLIAAIFTLSMAGNMPIWKPMVLYISGTIWYGAFNWFWFRLWREQPLRESLSLLYRQLADYCEAKYSLLTQHTDPEKALPPLLVRQQKAVDLITTCYQQLHMLSANQQNGYKRLLRAFQVALDLQEHISVSLHQPEEVQKLVEQSHAEAVIRWNARTIAARLRVLADDILYHRYPTRFTMDKQIDALEKIARQNPDNPVGQFCHYHFSRIGRVLKTQRPLYVRDLMEDRERRLPFFPALKNYLSFKSSALRSSARLGVMLTIASLLGSFLHLPKPYWILMTVMFVTQNGYGATRVRIVHRAAGTMAGLCIAGITLHFHVPDSYTLLAMLMITLVSYLFIRKSYGWATIGFTVTAVYTLQLITLSAESYIIPRLIDTLLGCLIAFGGMIWLWPQWQTGLLRQNAHDALEADQDAIRLILSNDPEPTPLAWQRMRVNQAHNALFNSLNQAMQEPGFNSHYLADMKLWVTHSQFIVEHINAMTTLAREHNMLTPDLAQKYLQSCEIGLQRCQQRLEYDGPGGSNDANILDADTLPTGPLSTMEQHLQRIIGHLNTMHTISSVAWRQRPQHGIWLSRRLRRSG is encoded by the coding sequence ATGTGGAAGAGATTAATTTATCACCCGGAAGTTAACTACGCGCTGCGGCAAACCCTGGTGCTGTGTTTACCCGTGGCTATCGGCCTGATTCTCGGCAGCCTGCAAAATGGCCTGCTCTTCTCGTTAGTGCCTGCCTGCTGCAACATTGCCGGGCTGGACACGCCGCATAAACGCTTCTTCAAACGCTTGATCATCGGCGGCAGCCTGTTCGCCGTTAGCAGCCTTATCATGCAGCTGCTGCTGCTTTACACCCACGTCCCGCTGCCTGCGATATTAATCGTCATGGCCCTGCTGCTCGGCGTCACGGCGGAGATAAGCTCGCTGCATGCTCGCCTGCTGCCCGCGTCGCTGATTGCCGCCATTTTTACGCTCAGCATGGCCGGCAACATGCCTATCTGGAAACCGATGGTGCTCTATATCTCCGGCACCATCTGGTACGGCGCGTTTAACTGGTTCTGGTTCAGGCTATGGCGTGAACAGCCGCTCAGAGAGTCGCTCAGCCTGCTGTACCGCCAGCTTGCGGACTACTGCGAAGCAAAGTACAGCCTGCTGACCCAGCATACGGATCCTGAAAAAGCGCTACCGCCGCTGCTGGTACGTCAGCAGAAAGCCGTCGACCTGATAACGACCTGCTACCAGCAGTTGCATATGCTGTCGGCCAATCAGCAAAATGGCTACAAACGCCTGCTACGCGCTTTCCAGGTCGCCCTGGATTTGCAGGAGCACATTTCGGTTAGCCTGCATCAGCCGGAAGAGGTCCAGAAGCTGGTCGAGCAAAGCCATGCCGAGGCGGTGATCCGCTGGAACGCCCGAACCATCGCCGCACGCCTGCGGGTGCTGGCAGACGATATTCTCTACCACCGCTACCCGACGCGCTTTACCATGGACAAGCAGATCGACGCCCTGGAAAAGATCGCCCGCCAAAACCCGGATAACCCGGTCGGGCAGTTCTGCCATTATCACTTCAGCCGCATCGGCCGGGTGCTGAAAACCCAACGCCCGCTGTATGTAAGGGATTTAATGGAAGATCGGGAGCGCCGCCTGCCGTTCTTCCCGGCCCTGAAAAACTATCTCTCCTTCAAGTCATCAGCGCTGCGCAGCTCCGCACGTTTAGGCGTAATGTTGACGATTGCCAGCCTGCTCGGGTCCTTCTTACATCTGCCTAAACCGTATTGGATCCTGATGACCGTGATGTTCGTGACGCAAAACGGCTACGGCGCCACCCGGGTACGTATCGTGCACAGGGCGGCTGGCACCATGGCAGGGCTGTGTATCGCCGGTATCACCCTGCACTTCCACGTCCCGGACAGCTACACCCTGCTGGCGATGCTAATGATTACCCTGGTGAGCTATCTGTTCATTCGCAAAAGCTACGGCTGGGCCACCATCGGCTTTACCGTCACGGCGGTATATACCCTGCAGCTCATTACCCTGAGCGCCGAAAGTTACATCATTCCACGGCTTATCGACACGCTGCTCGGCTGCCTGATTGCCTTTGGCGGCATGATCTGGCTTTGGCCACAGTGGCAAACTGGCCTGCTTCGCCAGAACGCCCACGACGCGCTCGAGGCCGACCAGGATGCGATTCGCCTGATATTGAGCAACGATCCGGAACCTACGCCTCTGGCCTGGCAACGAATGCGGGTCAACCAGGCGCACAACGCGCTCTTCAACTCGCTCAACCAGGCGATGCAGGAGCCCGGATTTAACTCTCATTATCTGGCAGACATGAAGCTCTGGGTGACCCACAGCCAGTTCATCGTCGAGCATATCAACGCCATGACAACTCTGGCGCGCGAGCACAACATGCTCACGCCGGACCTGGCGCAAAAGTACCTGCAGTCTTGTGAAATAGGCTTACAGCGCTGCCAGCAAAGGCTGGAGTATGACGGACCTGGCGGGTCGAACGACGCCAATATTCTGGATGCGGACACGCTGCCCACGGGGCCGTTAAGCACCATGGAGCAGCATTTACAGCGGATTATTGGCCACCTGAACACCATGCATACCATCTCCTCGGTAGCCTGGCGCCAGCGGCCTCAGCATGGGATCTGGCTGAGCCGCCGCCTGCGGCGCTCGGGTTAA
- the crp gene encoding cAMP-activated global transcriptional regulator CRP, protein MVLGKPQTDPTLEWFLSHCHIHKYPSKSTLIHQGEKAETLYYIVKGSVAVLIKDEEGKEMILSYLNQGDFIGELGLFEEGQERSAWVRAKSACEVAEISYKKFRQLIQVNPDILMRLSSQMARRLQVTSEKVGNLAFLDVTGRIAQTLLNLAKQPDAMTHPDGMQIKITRQEIGQIVGCSRETVGRILKMLEDQNLISAHGKTIVVYGTR, encoded by the coding sequence ATGGTGCTTGGCAAACCGCAAACAGACCCGACTCTCGAATGGTTCTTGTCTCATTGCCACATTCATAAGTATCCGTCGAAGAGCACGCTGATTCACCAGGGTGAAAAGGCGGAGACGCTGTACTACATCGTCAAAGGCTCCGTAGCTGTTCTGATTAAAGATGAAGAAGGCAAGGAGATGATCCTTTCTTATCTGAATCAGGGTGATTTCATTGGTGAATTAGGTTTGTTCGAAGAAGGCCAGGAGCGTAGCGCCTGGGTTCGCGCCAAGTCAGCCTGTGAAGTAGCTGAAATTTCTTATAAAAAATTCCGCCAGCTGATTCAAGTCAACCCGGACATTCTGATGCGTCTGTCTTCCCAGATGGCGCGTCGCCTGCAGGTGACCTCCGAGAAAGTCGGCAACCTCGCCTTCCTCGACGTGACCGGCCGTATCGCACAGACGCTGCTGAACCTGGCTAAACAGCCGGACGCCATGACCCACCCGGACGGGATGCAGATTAAAATCACCCGCCAGGAAATCGGTCAGATCGTGGGCTGCTCCCGCGAAACCGTTGGCCGTATTCTGAAAATGCTGGAAGACCAGAACCTCATTTCCGCACACGGTAAAACGATTGTCGTTTACGGCACTCGCTAA
- a CDS encoding OsmC family protein produces the protein MQARVKWVEGMTFLGESASGHQILMDGNSGDKAPSPMEMLLMAAGGCSAIDVVSILQKGRHDVTDCEVKLTSERREEAPRLFTHINLHFVVSGKELKDSAVARAVDLSAEKYCSVALMLGKAANITHSYEVIEA, from the coding sequence ATGCAGGCACGTGTTAAATGGGTGGAAGGCATGACCTTCCTCGGTGAGTCCGCTTCTGGCCACCAGATCCTAATGGACGGTAATTCTGGCGATAAAGCGCCAAGCCCAATGGAAATGCTGCTGATGGCGGCGGGCGGCTGTAGCGCCATTGACGTGGTGTCGATTTTACAAAAAGGCCGCCACGACGTGACGGACTGTGAGGTGAAGCTGACTTCGGAACGCCGCGAAGAAGCGCCGCGTTTGTTCACCCATATTAATCTGCACTTTGTGGTTAGCGGAAAAGAGCTGAAGGATAGCGCCGTCGCTCGCGCAGTCGATCTTTCTGCTGAAAAGTATTGCTCGGTAGCGCTCATGCTTGGGAAAGCGGCAAACATTACCCACAGCTATGAAGTGATCGAAGCTTAA
- a CDS encoding phosphoribulokinase, protein MSAKHPVIAVTGSSGAGTTTTSLAFRKIFQQLNLRAAEVEGDSFHRYTRPEMDMAIRKARDAGRHISYFGPEANDFGLLEQTFIEYGQSGKGQSRKYLHTYDEAVPWNQVPGTFTPWQPLPEPTDVLFYEGLHGGVVTPQHNVADCVDLLVGVVPIVNLEWIQKLVRDTGERGHSREAVMDSVVRSMDDYINFITPQFSRTHINFQRVPTVDTSNPFAARAIPSLDESFVVIHFRGLDDIDFPYLLAMLQGSFISHINTLVVPGGKMGLAMELIMGPLVQRLAEGRKIA, encoded by the coding sequence ATGTCAGCCAAACACCCGGTTATTGCGGTCACAGGTTCCAGCGGCGCCGGAACCACCACCACCAGCCTCGCCTTCCGCAAGATTTTCCAGCAGCTCAACCTGCGTGCCGCCGAAGTTGAAGGCGACAGTTTCCATCGCTATACCCGCCCGGAAATGGACATGGCCATCCGCAAGGCGCGCGATGCCGGCCGCCACATCAGCTATTTTGGGCCAGAAGCCAATGACTTCGGATTACTGGAACAAACCTTTATCGAATACGGCCAGAGCGGCAAAGGGCAATCACGTAAATATCTGCATACCTACGATGAAGCCGTGCCGTGGAACCAGGTGCCCGGCACCTTTACGCCGTGGCAGCCGCTGCCGGAGCCAACCGACGTTCTGTTTTATGAAGGCCTGCACGGCGGCGTTGTCACCCCGCAGCACAACGTGGCCGACTGCGTAGATTTGCTGGTTGGCGTGGTGCCTATCGTTAACCTGGAATGGATTCAAAAACTGGTTCGCGACACCGGCGAACGCGGTCATTCGCGGGAGGCGGTGATGGACTCCGTCGTGCGTTCGATGGACGATTACATCAACTTTATTACCCCGCAGTTTTCACGCACCCATATTAACTTCCAGCGCGTCCCAACGGTGGATACCTCTAACCCGTTTGCCGCCCGGGCAATTCCGTCGCTGGACGAAAGCTTCGTGGTTATCCACTTCCGCGGCCTGGACGACATCGACTTCCCTTATCTGCTGGCGATGCTGCAAGGATCTTTTATCTCCCACATCAACACCCTGGTGGTGCCTGGCGGAAAAATGGGGCTGGCGATGGAGCTGATTATGGGGCCGCTGGTGCAGCGACTGGCGGAAGGCAGGAAGATTGCCTGA
- a CDS encoding YheU family protein, giving the protein MIIPWQDLAPETLDSLIESFVLREGTDYGEQERSLTQKVADVKRQLQSGEAVLVWSELHETVNIMPRGQFRG; this is encoded by the coding sequence ATGATCATTCCCTGGCAAGATCTCGCCCCTGAAACGCTCGACAGTTTGATTGAATCTTTTGTATTACGCGAAGGCACCGATTATGGTGAGCAGGAGCGCTCGCTGACGCAAAAAGTCGCCGACGTGAAGCGCCAGCTGCAAAGCGGCGAAGCCGTGCTGGTTTGGTCTGAACTCCATGAAACGGTAAACATTATGCCGCGCGGGCAGTTTCGCGGCTGA
- a CDS encoding hydrolase, which translates to MASTSPLELNIHHDEGDDFRPMRGLSNPHLQTMIPRLIRRRINFKPHWQRLDMPDGDFVDLAWSEDPQTAMQKPRLVVFHGLEGSLHSPYAHGMIEAAKKRGWLGVVMHFRGCSGVPNRKERIYHSGETEDGTYFLDWLNQRYGEVPTAAVGFSLGGNMLACLMAKQGAACTLKAGVIVSAPLMLEQCCYHMEQGFSRVYQHYLLNLLKKNAARKLKSYPGSLPIDLRKLKSLRRIREFDDLITSKIHGFADALDYYRQCSAMPLLPDIASPTLIIHAKDDPFMDHHVIPDRETLPPNIHYQLTTYGGHVGFVGGTPLRPQMWLEQRIPDWLTRFLDH; encoded by the coding sequence ATGGCCAGTACAAGTCCTTTAGAATTGAATATTCATCATGATGAAGGTGACGATTTCCGCCCGATGCGCGGACTCAGTAATCCGCATCTGCAAACCATGATCCCACGTTTGATTCGCCGCCGAATCAATTTCAAACCTCACTGGCAGCGCCTGGATATGCCGGACGGGGATTTTGTCGATCTTGCGTGGAGCGAAGATCCGCAAACCGCCATGCAAAAACCGCGTCTGGTGGTGTTTCACGGCCTGGAAGGCAGCCTTCACAGTCCCTATGCTCACGGCATGATTGAAGCGGCCAAAAAGCGCGGCTGGTTAGGCGTGGTGATGCATTTTCGCGGCTGTAGCGGCGTGCCAAACCGCAAAGAGCGCATTTATCACTCCGGCGAAACCGAAGACGGCACGTATTTCCTCGACTGGCTAAATCAGCGCTATGGCGAAGTCCCGACCGCTGCGGTTGGTTTTTCGCTGGGCGGGAATATGCTCGCCTGCCTGATGGCAAAACAGGGCGCGGCCTGTACGCTGAAAGCGGGGGTTATCGTCTCCGCACCGTTGATGCTCGAGCAATGTTGCTATCACATGGAACAAGGCTTCTCGCGCGTTTATCAGCACTATCTGCTGAACCTGCTGAAGAAAAATGCCGCCCGCAAGCTGAAGAGCTACCCCGGTTCGCTGCCTATCGACCTGCGTAAACTTAAAAGTCTGCGCCGGATTCGCGAGTTCGACGACCTGATCACCTCAAAAATTCACGGTTTTGCCGACGCGCTGGACTACTACCGCCAGTGCAGCGCCATGCCGCTCTTGCCGGACATTGCCTCGCCGACGCTGATTATTCACGCCAAAGACGATCCGTTTATGGACCACCACGTGATCCCGGACCGCGAAACGCTACCGCCGAATATCCACTATCAGCTCACCACCTATGGCGGCCACGTTGGCTTCGTTGGCGGCACGCCGCTGCGTCCGCAGATGTGGCTTGAGCAGCGCATCCCTGACTGGCTAACCCGCTTCCTGGACCACTGA
- a CDS encoding LysE family translocator, translating into MDLTLFLSMLGFLWVAAITPGPNNTLLTASGANYGFFRSLPLMIGIMLGMQCILVLVAFGVGSLILLYPALHLILKIAGSVYLLWLAWKIGTAKYERLETDAAPPSPVPFWQGGLLQVINPKAWLMALGAVASFSLAGADYLHSVAMISVGIALVNIVAGVIWIAFGSLIGLFLRSRRSWAIFNVSMGVLTAACVLLIWR; encoded by the coding sequence ATGGACTTAACGCTTTTTCTGTCGATGCTGGGCTTTCTCTGGGTCGCCGCGATTACACCTGGCCCTAATAATACGCTACTTACCGCGTCCGGGGCGAATTACGGTTTCTTCCGCAGCCTGCCGTTGATGATTGGCATCATGCTCGGGATGCAGTGCATTCTGGTGCTGGTGGCCTTCGGCGTCGGGAGTTTAATCCTGCTTTATCCGGCTTTGCACCTTATCCTGAAGATTGCCGGTAGCGTTTATCTTTTGTGGCTGGCCTGGAAAATTGGTACCGCGAAATACGAGCGGCTGGAAACGGATGCTGCCCCGCCGTCTCCGGTACCTTTCTGGCAGGGTGGCCTGCTGCAGGTGATAAACCCTAAAGCCTGGCTGATGGCGCTGGGTGCCGTGGCAAGCTTCAGTCTGGCTGGCGCCGATTATCTGCATTCCGTGGCGATGATTAGCGTAGGCATTGCGCTGGTGAACATCGTGGCCGGCGTAATCTGGATAGCCTTTGGCAGCCTGATTGGCCTGTTCCTGCGCAGCCGCCGCTCCTGGGCCATTTTCAACGTTAGCATGGGCGTGTTAACCGCGGCCTGCGTGTTGCTTATCTGGCGTTGA